A window of Selenomonas ruminantium subsp. lactilytica TAM6421 contains these coding sequences:
- a CDS encoding cytochrome c maturation protein CcmE, whose product MNRKILLALLLLLFVGYAGWSFADSVTPYVGIEEARKSSSNVQVKGLLDKTAPAPHMEDKDFVFTLQDEDTGETMLVRYHGAKPDQFDQAHHIVAIGHFQDGAFGADKLLIKCPSKYEQQK is encoded by the coding sequence ATGAACCGGAAAATTTTGCTGGCGTTGCTCTTACTGCTTTTTGTGGGCTATGCGGGCTGGAGTTTTGCTGATTCGGTGACGCCCTATGTGGGGATTGAGGAGGCACGGAAGAGCAGCAGCAATGTGCAGGTCAAGGGACTGTTGGATAAGACAGCCCCGGCTCCCCATATGGAGGACAAGGATTTTGTCTTTACCCTGCAGGATGAGGATACGGGGGAGACAATGCTGGTACGCTATCATGGCGCCAAGCCTGACCAATTTGATCAGGCTCATCATATTGTAGCTATCGGTCATTTTCAGGATGGCGCTTTCGGGGCGGACAAATTGCTGATCAAATGTCCATCCAAATACGAGCAGCAGAAATGA
- the ccsA gene encoding cytochrome c biogenesis protein CcsA: MGAVLGGLTLIIIGLVFLVVPPAEGLGDYVRLAFIHIPLAWVAVMAFLVSAWQGAKYLRSHDMEADAGSAAAAKLGFIFVILATVSGAIFSKLTWGAYWNWDPRQTTIFVLLLIYGAYLTLRGAMPVGHKRARTAAIYALFSFLTVPFLVFIIPRLYFSLHPSPVLNSSGVAMDSLMLAVLLAALADVTGIFYWLYRKQAAQIMQEESE, from the coding sequence ATGGGGGCTGTGCTGGGCGGTCTTACGCTTATCATTATCGGTCTGGTATTCCTGGTGGTGCCGCCGGCTGAAGGGTTGGGAGATTATGTGCGGCTGGCCTTTATCCATATTCCCTTGGCCTGGGTGGCAGTAATGGCCTTTCTGGTCAGTGCCTGGCAGGGAGCAAAATACCTGCGTTCCCATGATATGGAGGCTGATGCCGGCAGTGCGGCAGCAGCGAAGCTGGGATTTATCTTTGTGATTCTGGCCACAGTGAGCGGGGCTATCTTTTCCAAGCTTACTTGGGGAGCGTATTGGAACTGGGACCCGCGGCAGACCACGATCTTTGTGCTGTTGCTGATTTATGGGGCTTATCTCACTTTACGGGGCGCCATGCCTGTGGGACATAAGCGGGCCAGGACGGCGGCGATTTATGCCTTGTTTTCTTTTTTGACCGTTCCTTTTCTGGTGTTTATCATCCCTCGCCTGTACTTTTCCCTGCATCCTTCGCCGGTGCTGAATAGTTCGGGGGTGGCTATGGACAGTCTGATGCTGGCGGTGCTGCTGGCAGCTTTAGCCGATGTGACGGGAATTTTCTACTGGCTGTATCGCAAACAGGCAGCGCAGATCATGCAGGAGGAAAGTGAATGA
- a CDS encoding heme exporter protein CcmB — translation MKSSLWEATKLVFRKELIMGLRFKASWMAMFMFALTTLACVSLALQGGQLEPKLAAALLWIIIFFASMAGADRSFADEDMAGTLLTLKLYGGAQPVLWGKMLYSFFLLALLSLFIAPLFLVLSGVEAILAGVFVLTLLLGVAGLAAAGTLLAALTTGARVKNGLFAVLMLPVILPVFLPAIFLTAGAFEGSEPSLSYLGGMALYDALLAVGASVLFDYLWYED, via the coding sequence ATGAAATCATCTCTTTGGGAGGCCACTAAGCTGGTGTTCCGTAAGGAGCTGATCATGGGCTTGCGTTTCAAAGCGTCCTGGATGGCCATGTTTATGTTTGCCCTGACTACTTTGGCCTGTGTGAGCCTTGCCTTGCAGGGCGGGCAGCTGGAGCCAAAATTGGCGGCGGCACTCCTTTGGATTATTATCTTTTTTGCTTCTATGGCGGGGGCGGATCGGAGTTTTGCCGACGAGGATATGGCAGGCACGCTGCTGACGCTGAAACTTTATGGCGGCGCCCAGCCTGTACTTTGGGGAAAGATGCTCTACAGTTTTTTCCTGTTGGCGTTGTTGTCTCTTTTTATTGCACCGCTGTTTTTGGTACTGAGTGGTGTCGAGGCAATCCTCGCTGGTGTCTTTGTCCTGACTTTGCTCCTGGGGGTGGCGGGGCTGGCGGCAGCGGGGACATTGCTGGCAGCCTTGACCACCGGGGCGCGGGTGAAGAACGGTCTGTTTGCGGTATTGATGCTGCCGGTGATTTTGCCTGTGTTTCTGCCCGCCATCTTTTTGACGGCGGGAGCCTTTGAGGGAAGCGAACCTTCCCTTAGTTATCTGGGGGGAATGGCTCTGTATGATGCTCTCTTGGCCGTGGGGGCTTCGGTGCTCTTTGATTATCTGTGGTATGAGGATTAG
- a CDS encoding ABC transporter ATP-binding protein, translated as MITIHFAAVSQRFHGRQIFAPLDAELSSGKITAITGRNGSGKSTFLKLAGHLLAPSAGKITVTADGEELRGEELRQRLAMVTPDLRFYDRLTARENLDFLLGLRGCQITDEYYRELMARVELDGEAIRHSYAGEFSTGMGQRLKIAALLAVGADIWLLDEPGANLDEAGQAMIAREVRAAAERGVLVAIATNVPGEEALADEIISLGGH; from the coding sequence ATGATTACGATTCATTTTGCGGCGGTAAGTCAGCGTTTTCACGGGCGGCAGATTTTTGCCCCCTTGGATGCAGAATTATCCAGTGGGAAAATTACCGCCATCACCGGCAGGAACGGCAGCGGCAAGTCCACCTTCCTGAAATTGGCGGGACATTTGCTTGCCCCCAGTGCCGGCAAAATCACAGTAACTGCTGACGGAGAAGAACTGAGAGGGGAAGAGCTGCGGCAGCGGCTGGCCATGGTAACGCCGGACTTGCGGTTTTATGACAGGCTCACGGCTCGGGAAAATCTCGATTTCCTGCTGGGGCTGCGGGGATGTCAGATTACGGATGAATACTATCGCGAACTAATGGCACGGGTAGAACTTGATGGTGAAGCCATACGCCATAGCTATGCCGGGGAGTTTTCCACGGGCATGGGGCAGCGGCTGAAAATAGCGGCGCTGCTGGCTGTGGGGGCAGATATCTGGCTGCTGGACGAGCCCGGAGCGAATCTTGACGAGGCTGGGCAGGCTATGATTGCCCGGGAAGTGCGGGCGGCGGCAGAGCGCGGTGTACTGGTGGCCATCGCTACGAATGTTCCGGGAGAGGAGGCGTTGGCGGATGAAATCATCTCTTTGGGAGGCCACTAA
- a CDS encoding Crp/Fnr family transcriptional regulator produces MQVYHLDLQELPLFQGVSAAEVDAFIAATGATIERVEKGKRILEAYEENHNIGVIVEGEAQVLAEDRFGNENVSHNLERGAMVGSSSAIMPQVPSTTAVQAMTNMLVLWVPYKALLTAGTKLGRTHGIVMKNILEAFCRKNILMVQKIKILSQKTLRERLILYLLYRQQRQGRTRVQVPGRVQLAKELECNRSALTREISAMHNEGLLDVGEDWMELDADKIAVMG; encoded by the coding sequence ATGCAGGTTTATCATTTGGATTTGCAGGAGCTGCCCCTGTTCCAAGGCGTATCGGCGGCAGAGGTGGATGCGTTCATTGCCGCCACGGGAGCCACCATCGAGCGGGTGGAGAAGGGCAAGCGTATTTTGGAGGCCTACGAGGAAAACCATAATATCGGTGTCATTGTGGAGGGTGAGGCCCAGGTTTTGGCGGAGGATCGCTTTGGCAATGAAAATGTCAGCCACAATCTGGAACGGGGCGCCATGGTTGGCAGTTCATCCGCTATTATGCCTCAGGTACCAAGTACCACGGCGGTTCAAGCCATGACCAATATGCTGGTGCTCTGGGTTCCCTATAAGGCCTTGCTGACGGCGGGGACTAAGCTGGGGCGCACCCATGGCATTGTAATGAAGAATATTTTGGAGGCTTTTTGTCGAAAGAATATTCTGATGGTACAAAAAATCAAGATTCTTTCCCAAAAGACTTTGCGGGAACGGCTGATTCTCTATCTGCTCTACCGTCAGCAACGTCAGGGCAGGACGAGGGTACAGGTGCCGGGGCGGGTGCAGCTGGCCAAGGAGCTGGAGTGCAACCGCAGTGCCCTGACACGGGAAATCAGCGCCATGCATAATGAAGGCCTGCTGGATGTGGGAGAGGATTGGATGGAACTGGATGCGGATAAGATTGCCGTTATGGGTTAA
- a CDS encoding ammonia-forming cytochrome c nitrite reductase subunit c552 produces the protein MSKLQKILAGIVAVCVLFFGFVVVRLGATPNDDSVKLAKISHENYAHLGKEAYKEAYPLEYNSFMKNNQGGESPTGYGGSDPGKSYIEMQPEIKENFKGYKFSVQYDVARGHTWAGVDQINSQRIPPQKGNCIVCKSSWMYDKWYKESGWDFASKPFAEATPPYTNKDTVEGTDLYFGCSSCHDPDTMELRVYQQGFVESMALKGIDISKASHNEMRGYVCGQCHNEYYFMAEDGRVRHPFIGGWEPEEQFKWYQTQSEQLGAFKQDWIHPDSKTPMLKAQHPDFEIWTTSVHADAGVTCVDCHMPYMRENGQKYTSHWMTSPLKTVEASCLKCHDESKETLIARVKTIHDNNFKLQRTAGQTVAKAHLAVKAAMDAGATDEQLAPIRLKLREAQWYWDWVAAENGNGFHNPDKCMRISGEAIDLGHQVIEEANALVKGSL, from the coding sequence TTGAGTAAGCTGCAAAAAATCTTAGCAGGGATTGTGGCCGTCTGTGTGCTGTTCTTCGGCTTCGTGGTGGTGCGTTTGGGAGCAACACCCAACGATGACAGCGTGAAGCTGGCCAAGATATCCCATGAAAATTACGCCCATCTGGGTAAGGAAGCCTATAAAGAGGCTTATCCGTTGGAATACAATTCCTTCATGAAGAACAATCAGGGCGGGGAAAGTCCCACGGGGTATGGCGGCAGCGATCCAGGTAAATCCTATATCGAAATGCAGCCGGAAATCAAGGAAAATTTCAAGGGCTACAAGTTCTCCGTGCAATATGATGTGGCCAGAGGCCATACCTGGGCGGGCGTTGACCAGATCAATTCCCAGCGCATCCCGCCTCAGAAGGGAAACTGCATTGTCTGCAAGAGTTCCTGGATGTATGACAAATGGTACAAGGAAAGCGGCTGGGACTTTGCTTCCAAGCCCTTTGCGGAAGCTACACCGCCTTATACCAACAAAGACACCGTGGAAGGCACAGATCTTTATTTCGGTTGTTCCTCCTGTCATGATCCGGATACCATGGAATTGCGGGTTTACCAGCAGGGCTTTGTGGAATCCATGGCTCTGAAGGGCATCGACATCAGCAAGGCCAGCCATAACGAAATGCGGGGCTATGTCTGCGGCCAGTGCCATAATGAATATTACTTTATGGCGGAAGATGGACGGGTACGTCATCCCTTTATCGGTGGCTGGGAACCGGAAGAACAGTTCAAATGGTATCAGACACAGAGCGAGCAGCTGGGCGCCTTCAAACAGGATTGGATTCATCCCGATTCCAAGACTCCCATGCTGAAAGCCCAGCATCCCGACTTTGAGATCTGGACCACCAGCGTCCATGCCGATGCCGGCGTGACCTGCGTGGACTGCCATATGCCCTACATGCGGGAAAATGGTCAGAAGTACACCTCGCACTGGATGACCAGCCCACTGAAGACCGTGGAAGCTTCTTGCCTCAAGTGTCATGACGAGAGCAAGGAAACTCTGATTGCCCGGGTGAAAACGATCCACGACAATAACTTCAAGCTCCAGCGCACTGCAGGGCAGACTGTGGCCAAGGCCCATCTGGCCGTCAAGGCTGCCATGGATGCGGGAGCCACCGACGAGCAGCTGGCCCCGATTCGCCTGAAACTGCGTGAAGCTCAGTGGTATTGGGATTGGGTAGCCGCTGAAAACGGCAATGGCTTCCATAATCCTGACAAGTGCATGCGCATCAGCGGTGAGGCTATCGACCTCGGCCATCAGGTGATCGAGGAAGCCAATGCTCTGGTCAAGGGCAGCTTGTAA
- a CDS encoding cytochrome c3 family protein, whose protein sequence is MEFKAFFTKHTLGCLAGGFAIGLVVCAIGAGMMSFSGSAAFCGSCHAMKGEAATFAKSTHSKQACVECHLPHDNMAIYMVEKGRTGMVDTYHAVLRDYPARIKLSADGRETVNSNCLRCHENTMGNVHAAVGVSMDTGGDCLKCHSRIAHGSNHLEGGIKVE, encoded by the coding sequence GTGGAGTTCAAAGCGTTTTTTACGAAGCACACACTGGGCTGTTTGGCGGGCGGATTTGCCATTGGTCTGGTGGTTTGCGCCATCGGAGCGGGCATGATGTCCTTCTCTGGTTCGGCGGCCTTTTGCGGTTCCTGCCATGCCATGAAGGGGGAGGCAGCTACCTTTGCCAAATCCACCCATAGCAAACAGGCCTGTGTGGAATGCCATCTGCCCCATGACAACATGGCCATCTACATGGTGGAAAAGGGGCGTACGGGCATGGTGGACACTTATCATGCAGTGCTGCGGGATTATCCGGCTCGCATCAAGCTATCTGCTGATGGCAGGGAAACGGTCAACAGCAACTGCCTGCGCTGTCATGAGAACACCATGGGCAATGTCCATGCTGCCGTGGGGGTAAGCATGGATACAGGCGGCGACTGCCTGAAGTGCCATAGCCGTATCGCTCATGGAAGCAACCATCTCGAAGGGGGGATAAAAGTTGAGTAA
- a CDS encoding ABC transporter permease, translating into MLFRESFQMALTSLYANKMRSLLTMLGIIIGVGAVIALVSVGMGVRSNVTNSIASLGSNMLIISPGSSNRGGVRGAAGSMQTLKYDDAKAIKEKIKNIDYVSPTVSSSYQVVYGNNNWNTSVQGVTSEFMSIRSLTIGYGSFITNDDMNKRNRVAVIGTTVAANLFAKDNPVGKNIRINNQPYKVIGLLESKGQSSVGQDQDDVIYIPLTTAQERMLGITYVQSINVQVSSQEKMDQVQEEIESLLRSRHHIPTGKDNDFNVRNLTSLMETVNQSTSMLTLLLGAIAGISLVVGGIGIMNIMMVSVTERTREIGIRKALGATFMNIMTQFLIESMVIGIIGGIIGIVMGCIASQIIAQVGNFTTVITVTPIIISFMFAVGIGLFFGIYPARKAAKLDPIEALRYE; encoded by the coding sequence ATGTTATTTAGGGAAAGTTTCCAGATGGCATTGACTTCGCTCTATGCCAACAAAATGCGCAGCCTTTTGACCATGCTGGGCATCATCATCGGCGTGGGCGCCGTTATCGCGCTGGTATCCGTGGGCATGGGGGTGCGCAGCAACGTCACCAATTCCATTGCCAGCCTGGGTTCCAATATGCTGATCATTTCTCCCGGTTCTTCCAACCGCGGCGGCGTCCGGGGGGCGGCAGGTTCCATGCAGACGCTGAAATACGATGACGCCAAGGCCATAAAGGAAAAAATCAAGAACATCGATTATGTTTCGCCTACGGTGTCCTCGTCCTATCAGGTTGTCTATGGCAATAACAACTGGAACACCAGCGTGCAGGGCGTGACGTCTGAGTTCATGTCCATTCGTTCCCTGACCATTGGCTATGGTTCCTTTATCACCAATGACGATATGAACAAGCGCAATCGCGTGGCAGTTATCGGCACCACAGTTGCGGCCAACCTCTTTGCCAAGGATAATCCCGTGGGCAAGAATATCCGCATCAACAACCAGCCTTACAAGGTCATCGGTCTTTTGGAATCCAAAGGGCAGTCCTCTGTGGGGCAGGACCAGGATGATGTGATCTATATTCCGCTGACCACGGCGCAGGAGCGCATGCTGGGCATAACCTATGTGCAGTCCATCAACGTGCAGGTGAGCAGCCAGGAAAAGATGGATCAGGTGCAGGAGGAAATCGAAAGCCTGCTGCGCTCCCGCCATCATATTCCCACGGGTAAAGACAATGACTTCAATGTCCGCAACCTGACCAGCCTGATGGAAACGGTCAATCAGTCCACGTCCATGCTGACGCTGCTGCTAGGTGCTATCGCTGGTATCAGCCTCGTGGTGGGCGGCATCGGCATCATGAACATCATGATGGTGTCGGTCACCGAGCGCACCCGGGAAATCGGTATCCGCAAGGCTCTGGGGGCTACCTTTATGAATATCATGACTCAGTTCCTTATCGAGTCCATGGTCATCGGTATTATCGGCGGCATCATCGGGATTGTGATGGGCTGTATCGCTTCACAGATCATCGCCCAAGTGGGGAATTTCACCACGGTGATCACGGTGACGCCGATCATCATTTCCTTTATGTTTGCCGTGGGCATCGGCCTGTTCTTTGGCATCTATCCGGCCCGAAAAGCGGCCAAGCTGGATCCCATTGAAGCACTTAGATATGAATGA